Proteins from one Cryptomeria japonica chromosome 4, Sugi_1.0, whole genome shotgun sequence genomic window:
- the LOC131028118 gene encoding germin-like protein subfamily 2 member 1 — MKTSRAMMKASLSCILWLSIIVAINASDPDPLQDFCVADTAQANVKINGFVCKDPKAVNASDFLLRGLGNPLSTNNSFGFNITQANVQTLPGINTLGISINHGVFAPGGLNPPHIHPRASEIIFVMEGTILVGFISTNNVLFSQKLEKGDVFVIPRGLVHFQQNVGASSATTITALNSQLPGVQVVAPAIFGANPPIPQDVLAKAFNVNDEQIKELIAGQSSTPASPPVGY, encoded by the coding sequence ATGAAAACTTCCAGAGCAATGATGAAAGCTTCCTTGAGCTGCATCTTATGGCTTTCCATAATCGTGGCCATTAATGCATCAGACCCAGATCCTCTGCAGGATTTCTGTGTGGCTGATACTGCTCAAGCTAATGTGAAGATCAACGGTTTTGTGTGCAAAGACCCAAAGGCAGTGAACGCATCTGATTTCTTGCTTAGGGGACTAGGTAATCCACTCTCAACCAACAATAGTTTTGGGTTCAATATCACACAAGCTAACGTTCAAACTTTGCCCGGAATAAATACTCTGGGTATATCAATTAACCATGGAGTTTTTGCCCCTGGTGGTTTGAATCCCCCGCATATTCATCCTCGTGCTTCTGAGATCATATTTGTAATGGAGGGCACTATTTTGGTTGGTTTTATCAGCACAAATAATGTGTTGTTCTCACAAAAGCTGGAGAAAGGAGATGTGTTTGTGATTCCAAGGGGCTTAGTGCATTTTCAGCAGAACGTGGGGGCATCATCTGCAACTACAATCACTGCTCTTAACAGCCAGCTCCCTGGTGTTCAAGTGGTTGCACCCGCCATCTTCGGAGCCAATCCTCCCATTCCTCAAGATGTATTGGCCAAGGCATTTAATGTCAATGACGAGCAGATAAAGGAATTGATTGCTGGACAAAGCTCTACACCTGCATCACCACCTGTAGGGTATTAA